From Terriglobales bacterium, the proteins below share one genomic window:
- the glyA gene encoding serine hydroxymethyltransferase — translation MARPLSAVDPEVFTAIENEQRRQHEGLELIASENFVSEAVMEAAGSVFTNKYAEGYPGKRYYGGCEFSDVVENLARDRAKQLFGADHANVQPHSGSQANAAAYSSVLQPGDTILGLDLAHGGHLTHGHKLNFSGKLYRVVSYGVRKDTETIDYDELEQIAQRDKPKLIIGGGSAYPRTFDFPRMRAIADACGALLLIDMAHFAGLVAGGVHPSPVPHAQFVTTTTHKTLRGPRAGMILCKQEYAAAVDKNVFPGHQGGPLVHIIAAKAVAFKEALEPSFKEYARQIVANAKVLAQTLKDAGYRIISGGTDTHLMLVDVFAKGMLGSEAEAALGKAGITVNKNAIPFDTNPPLKPSGIRIGTPAMTTRGMKEPEMEQIGRWIAEALEHRSDDKVLDRIRHQVFELAEQFPLYAERRAK, via the coding sequence ATGGCGCGGCCACTTTCGGCCGTCGATCCAGAGGTTTTCACCGCGATTGAGAACGAGCAACGCCGTCAACACGAAGGCTTGGAGCTGATCGCGTCAGAAAACTTTGTCAGCGAAGCGGTGATGGAAGCCGCGGGCAGTGTCTTCACCAACAAGTATGCCGAAGGCTATCCCGGCAAGCGTTATTACGGCGGGTGCGAGTTCAGTGATGTTGTCGAGAATCTAGCTCGCGATCGTGCCAAGCAGCTCTTCGGCGCCGATCATGCTAACGTGCAGCCGCACTCAGGCTCGCAAGCCAACGCTGCGGCGTATTCTTCTGTCCTTCAGCCCGGGGATACCATTTTGGGACTCGATCTCGCCCATGGCGGGCACCTTACGCATGGCCACAAGCTGAATTTCTCCGGCAAGTTGTATCGCGTCGTTTCCTATGGAGTCCGGAAAGACACGGAAACGATCGATTACGACGAGCTCGAGCAGATCGCGCAACGCGACAAGCCGAAGTTGATCATCGGCGGAGGCAGCGCGTATCCGCGAACGTTCGATTTTCCACGCATGAGAGCGATTGCGGACGCCTGCGGCGCACTGCTGCTCATCGACATGGCGCACTTCGCCGGACTCGTTGCTGGCGGTGTACATCCTTCGCCAGTTCCGCACGCGCAATTCGTAACTACGACCACACACAAAACTCTACGAGGTCCGCGCGCGGGAATGATTTTGTGCAAACAGGAATACGCTGCGGCCGTTGATAAGAACGTATTCCCCGGACATCAAGGTGGTCCGCTCGTACACATCATCGCCGCCAAAGCGGTCGCGTTCAAGGAAGCGCTCGAACCCTCGTTTAAGGAGTACGCCCGCCAGATCGTCGCCAATGCGAAAGTTCTGGCGCAGACCTTGAAGGATGCAGGCTATCGCATCATCTCCGGCGGGACTGATACCCACCTCATGCTGGTTGATGTCTTTGCCAAAGGCATGCTTGGCAGCGAAGCCGAAGCGGCTCTAGGTAAAGCTGGAATCACGGTCAACAAAAACGCAATTCCTTTCGATACAAATCCACCACTCAAACCCAGCGGCATCCGCATCGGCACGCCCGCAATGACTACGCGCGGAATGAAGGAACCCGAAATGGAACAGATCGGGCGCTGGATCGCCGAGGCCCTCGAACATCGATCAGACGACAAGGTGCTGGATCGCATTCGCCATCAGGTGTTCGAGTTGGCGGAGCAGTTTCCGTTGTACGCGGAACGGCGAGCGAAGTAA
- the pruA gene encoding L-glutamate gamma-semialdehyde dehydrogenase, translated as MAATVDTISTISLRSPQGEFRNCTHTDFGREENARSMRDALRSVGAQLGTEYDLVIGGEMVRTKDKIKSLNPAKPSEVVGIHQKAGAEHVDPAMQAALRAFESWKTTSWEERASLLLNASAIIQSRRFEFNAWMVYEVGKNWAEADADTAETIDFLEFYAREALRLSRAEAPVQLPGEHDQLQYIPLGVGAVIPPWNFPFAIMAGMTSAAIVSGNTVILKPSSDSPTIAAKFFEVLQEAGMPDGVVNFCPGSGGTFGNALVEHPKTRFIAFTGSKEVGLDINMRAAQPRKGQIWIKRTILEMGGKDSIVVQADCDLEAAVEGVVASAFGFNGQKCSACSRAIVEEPIYDVFLSRLRERVSRLTQGDPAENKNTGPVVNEGAMKSILEYIEIGKKEGRVIAGGGRGEGEGYYVQPTVIADVAPNARISQEEIFGPVLAVIKARDFEESLAIANNTEYGLTGAIYTSSPEKIEIAKRDFHVGNLYINRKCTGAMVGAHPFGGFNMSGTDSKAGGPDYLYLFTQAKSIGEKVTR; from the coding sequence ATGGCAGCTACCGTTGACACTATCTCCACGATTTCTTTGCGTTCGCCGCAGGGCGAGTTCCGCAACTGTACGCACACTGACTTCGGCCGCGAGGAGAATGCCCGCAGCATGCGCGACGCTCTGCGGTCGGTGGGTGCGCAGCTCGGGACCGAGTACGACCTCGTCATCGGCGGCGAGATGGTGCGCACCAAGGACAAGATCAAATCGCTAAATCCGGCGAAGCCCTCAGAGGTTGTCGGTATTCATCAGAAGGCCGGGGCTGAGCACGTTGACCCGGCGATGCAGGCGGCGCTGCGAGCTTTCGAAAGCTGGAAAACGACTTCCTGGGAAGAACGCGCGTCTCTGCTGCTGAACGCGAGCGCCATCATTCAATCGCGCCGTTTTGAGTTCAATGCCTGGATGGTCTACGAAGTCGGCAAGAACTGGGCGGAGGCAGATGCCGATACCGCTGAAACCATCGACTTTCTTGAGTTTTATGCGCGCGAGGCGCTGCGGCTTTCCCGCGCTGAAGCTCCGGTGCAGCTTCCCGGCGAGCACGACCAACTCCAATACATTCCGCTCGGCGTAGGCGCGGTAATTCCCCCTTGGAACTTCCCTTTCGCAATCATGGCAGGGATGACTTCGGCGGCGATCGTCTCCGGGAATACCGTAATTCTGAAGCCTTCCAGCGATTCACCAACAATCGCCGCGAAATTTTTCGAAGTGCTGCAAGAGGCAGGCATGCCCGACGGCGTCGTCAATTTCTGTCCCGGATCGGGAGGCACTTTCGGCAATGCCCTGGTCGAGCATCCGAAGACTCGCTTCATTGCTTTTACGGGTTCAAAAGAAGTTGGCCTCGACATAAACATGCGCGCCGCGCAGCCGCGCAAAGGACAGATCTGGATCAAGCGGACCATTTTGGAAATGGGCGGCAAGGATTCAATCGTCGTGCAGGCTGACTGCGATCTCGAAGCAGCGGTCGAAGGCGTGGTGGCGTCGGCATTCGGGTTCAACGGACAAAAATGCTCAGCGTGCTCGCGCGCGATTGTCGAAGAGCCAATCTATGATGTGTTCCTGTCGCGCCTGCGCGAGCGTGTGAGCCGGCTTACGCAGGGCGATCCCGCCGAGAACAAGAACACAGGACCGGTAGTGAATGAAGGAGCGATGAAGTCGATTCTCGAGTACATCGAAATCGGCAAGAAAGAAGGTCGGGTGATTGCCGGCGGCGGCCGTGGCGAGGGCGAGGGTTATTACGTTCAGCCAACCGTGATCGCCGATGTCGCTCCGAATGCGCGCATCTCCCAGGAGGAGATTTTCGGTCCGGTGCTCGCCGTGATCAAAGCTCGCGATTTCGAAGAATCGCTTGCGATTGCAAATAATACCGAATACGGACTCACCGGAGCGATTTACACGTCGTCCCCGGAGAAGATCGAGATTGCCAAGCGCGACTTCCACGTCGGCAATCTTTACATCAATCGCAAGTGTACGGGAGCGATGGTCGGCGCGCATCCGTTCGGCGGTTTTAATATGTCGGGCACGGACTCGAAAGCCGGTGGACCGGATTATCTGTATTTGTTCACGCAGGCAAAATCGATAGGAGAGAAGGTGACGCGATAA
- the dusB gene encoding tRNA dihydrouridine synthase DusB produces MRKSWDNPISHAMPADVCVPAEVRIGNVRVAPATVLAPMAGVTDTVFRRFIRNASLFTSTNEDRPPLPQGVLSSRVEADITNVQSGCGLIMTEFTSADGLARCRESRRKRYLTFYDDEHPISAQLFGSDPTIVAGAARVVEDLGFDLVDLNLGCPAKRVVKCNGGSGLLRDLPQIQRIFEAVRSAVKIPFTVKYRLGWSDSEIVCVELARLAENCGLNAVALHARTREQGYSGNARWEFIAAVKSAVKIPVIGNGDIRTPEDAGAMVAQTGCDGIMIGRTAPSNPWIFRQIAEYTASKQATGVGTYTQPTEYDRYQMIRTYFAMLIAEELPDAVGKMKQFASWFTHGVTNGSYLRKAVYEAKSANEVLGRVDEFFEQHLGRPQHEQAIVPSVLAAAF; encoded by the coding sequence GTGCGCAAATCCTGGGACAACCCGATCTCCCATGCCATGCCGGCAGACGTCTGCGTGCCGGCGGAGGTGCGTATTGGGAACGTTCGTGTGGCTCCTGCCACCGTTCTGGCTCCCATGGCGGGTGTTACGGACACCGTGTTTCGTCGCTTTATCCGCAACGCTAGCCTGTTTACAAGTACTAACGAAGATCGCCCCCCGCTACCGCAGGGGGTTCTGAGTTCACGGGTCGAGGCTGACATCACGAACGTTCAGTCCGGCTGCGGGCTGATTATGACTGAGTTCACCTCGGCCGACGGGCTGGCGCGGTGCCGCGAGTCGCGTCGCAAGCGCTATCTCACGTTCTACGATGACGAGCATCCGATCTCGGCGCAGCTCTTTGGCTCTGATCCAACGATCGTGGCCGGCGCTGCGCGTGTTGTCGAAGACCTCGGGTTTGACCTGGTCGATCTCAATCTCGGCTGTCCGGCCAAGCGGGTGGTCAAGTGCAATGGCGGATCGGGATTGCTGCGCGATCTGCCGCAGATTCAGCGCATCTTCGAAGCGGTGCGCTCGGCGGTGAAGATTCCGTTTACGGTGAAATACCGGCTGGGCTGGTCGGACTCGGAAATAGTGTGTGTGGAACTCGCACGTCTAGCTGAGAATTGTGGATTGAATGCCGTCGCTCTCCACGCCCGCACTCGCGAGCAAGGCTACAGTGGGAATGCGCGTTGGGAATTCATCGCGGCGGTAAAGAGTGCTGTTAAAATTCCCGTTATAGGAAATGGGGACATTCGCACTCCCGAGGATGCGGGGGCAATGGTCGCGCAGACCGGATGCGATGGCATTATGATCGGCCGTACCGCGCCATCAAATCCGTGGATCTTCCGCCAAATCGCCGAGTACACCGCCTCAAAGCAGGCGACCGGCGTGGGCACGTACACGCAGCCGACTGAGTACGACCGCTACCAGATGATCCGCACCTACTTCGCCATGCTTATTGCTGAGGAGTTACCAGATGCGGTCGGCAAGATGAAGCAGTTCGCTTCGTGGTTTACGCATGGTGTAACGAACGGCAGTTATCTGAGAAAAGCCGTCTACGAAGCGAAGTCGGCTAACGAAGTTCTAGGCCGCGTGGACGAATTCTTTGAGCAACATCTAGGTCGACCACAGCACGAACAAGCGATTGTCCCTTCAGTCCTTGCTGCGGCGTTCTGA
- the rpmE gene encoding 50S ribosomal protein L31, translated as MKEKIHPAYNEIRVMCACGNSFTTRSTHKGDIHLEICSNCHPFFTGKQKLVDTAGRVERFRRKYAKSEQAGAKTGTK; from the coding sequence GTGAAAGAGAAGATTCATCCCGCTTACAACGAGATACGCGTCATGTGCGCGTGCGGGAACAGCTTTACCACCCGATCCACCCATAAGGGCGATATCCACCTGGAAATCTGCTCTAATTGCCATCCGTTCTTCACCGGCAAACAGAAGCTGGTCGATACCGCCGGTCGCGTTGAGCGCTTCCGCCGCAAGTACGCCAAGTCAGAGCAGGCGGGCGCGAAGACAGGCACGAAATAA
- a CDS encoding cold-shock protein, with product MEQGTVKWFNDAKGYGFISRQNGEDVFVHFSAIQANGFRSLKEGQPVQFTVVKGPKGWQAESVQPL from the coding sequence ATGGAACAAGGTACAGTTAAGTGGTTCAACGACGCTAAGGGCTACGGATTCATCAGCCGCCAGAACGGCGAAGATGTTTTCGTGCACTTTTCGGCAATTCAGGCCAACGGATTTCGCAGCCTGAAAGAAGGCCAGCCGGTGCAGTTCACCGTCGTGAAGGGACCCAAGGGTTGGCAGGCAGAGAGCGTCCAACCGCTCTAA
- the ppk1 gene encoding polyphosphate kinase 1 has translation MPPLSTDKPDYFLNRELSWLKFNERVLEEAEDESNPLLERVKFLSITASNLDEFFEVRLAGLLQRIEDGYIIPGPDGLPPEQELELVIKDVKQFVDAQYSSWNDHLRPALAENGIRILALSDLDTNAADFLEEYCEREVDPLLTPITIDPAHPFPRVVNKALCLAFLLRRRRRSSAVYMGVITVPRSLPRILRVPSDEGTHDYVFLADLVAAHAAKMYRGYEIISAAAFRVTRNSNLYLQEEESRNLLESVRTELHNRRKGDAVRLEIDDGAAPEIVERLRGNFGLEEWQVFRTPGPVNLSRVLSIHEQTPRPDLKFRPFVPRELHLTGKARDIFEEIRKHDILLHHPFDSFNAVVGFIETAAKDPNVISVRQTLYRTGEESRIVQAMIEAAASKEVTVVVELKARFDEASNIRWARSLEDAGVQVFHGLVGLKTHCKLTLLVRRDPDGVTRRYAHLGTGNYNAVTARFYTDLSLLTANEEITEAVQEVFNFLTAYADHAHYDPLLVSPVDCAERTIALIQREADHARARRPARIIGKMNALLDKPVIQALYRASQAGVEIDLIVRGMCALRPGVRGISDRIRVRSIVGRFLEHSRIFSFANAGEEELYLGSADWMPRNLYERVEVVFPVFDPLLKQRVRQEILESYLADTAKARVLQSSGDYIRASELARGGRRRRLRPLFNAQEFLIALAEGSASLASIPPIPVRSQRPRPRHRVEQA, from the coding sequence ATGCCGCCTCTCTCGACTGATAAACCTGACTACTTCCTGAATCGTGAACTATCGTGGCTCAAGTTCAACGAGCGTGTTCTTGAAGAGGCTGAAGATGAATCGAATCCGCTGTTGGAGCGGGTGAAATTTCTCAGCATTACAGCGTCCAACCTCGATGAATTCTTCGAGGTTCGCCTCGCCGGCCTTCTGCAGCGCATTGAAGACGGCTACATCATTCCTGGGCCTGATGGATTGCCTCCGGAGCAGGAACTTGAGCTCGTCATTAAAGACGTAAAGCAATTCGTCGATGCTCAGTACTCGTCCTGGAACGACCACCTGCGTCCCGCGCTGGCCGAGAACGGCATTCGCATCCTTGCACTGAGCGATCTCGACACCAACGCCGCCGATTTTCTTGAAGAGTATTGCGAGCGCGAGGTCGATCCGCTGCTTACGCCCATTACGATCGATCCAGCGCACCCGTTTCCGCGTGTCGTGAACAAAGCGTTGTGCCTGGCATTCCTGCTGCGTCGGCGCCGGCGATCTTCGGCGGTTTACATGGGTGTGATTACGGTGCCGCGTTCGCTGCCCCGCATCCTGCGCGTGCCTTCTGACGAAGGCACCCACGATTACGTATTCCTTGCTGATCTGGTGGCAGCCCATGCTGCGAAGATGTATCGCGGGTACGAGATTATCTCCGCCGCAGCCTTTCGCGTTACGCGCAACAGCAATCTCTATTTGCAGGAAGAAGAGTCGCGCAATCTGCTCGAGTCAGTACGAACTGAGCTGCACAACCGTCGTAAGGGCGATGCGGTGAGACTTGAAATCGATGATGGCGCGGCTCCGGAGATCGTTGAGCGTCTCCGCGGTAATTTTGGACTCGAAGAATGGCAGGTATTTCGCACTCCCGGGCCAGTGAATCTTTCGCGCGTGTTGAGCATTCACGAGCAGACGCCGCGTCCCGATTTGAAATTCCGGCCGTTCGTGCCGCGCGAACTGCATCTCACCGGCAAAGCGCGCGACATCTTCGAGGAAATTCGCAAGCACGACATCCTCTTGCACCATCCCTTTGACTCGTTCAATGCCGTAGTCGGCTTCATTGAGACTGCAGCCAAAGATCCGAACGTGATCTCCGTTCGCCAGACTCTTTACCGGACGGGCGAGGAGTCGCGCATTGTGCAAGCGATGATCGAAGCGGCCGCGAGTAAGGAAGTCACGGTGGTGGTCGAACTGAAAGCGCGCTTTGACGAAGCTTCGAACATTCGCTGGGCCCGCAGCCTTGAAGATGCAGGCGTGCAGGTCTTCCATGGCCTGGTCGGACTCAAGACGCATTGCAAGCTCACCCTGCTGGTGCGCCGCGATCCTGACGGCGTGACGCGCCGTTATGCCCATCTTGGGACCGGCAACTACAATGCGGTGACCGCCCGGTTCTATACCGACCTGAGTCTGCTGACTGCAAACGAAGAAATTACCGAAGCCGTCCAGGAGGTCTTCAATTTCCTCACCGCCTATGCCGATCACGCGCACTACGACCCGCTGCTCGTCTCGCCTGTCGATTGCGCCGAGCGCACTATCGCGTTGATTCAACGGGAGGCAGATCATGCTCGCGCACGTCGTCCGGCACGCATTATCGGAAAGATGAATGCGCTTCTCGACAAGCCGGTGATTCAGGCCTTGTATCGTGCGTCGCAGGCTGGAGTCGAGATTGATCTCATTGTGCGCGGTATGTGCGCGCTTCGCCCGGGCGTTCGTGGAATCAGCGATCGCATTCGTGTGCGCAGCATTGTCGGCAGATTTCTGGAGCACAGCAGAATCTTTTCGTTCGCCAACGCCGGCGAGGAAGAACTCTATCTCGGCAGCGCCGATTGGATGCCGCGCAATCTTTACGAGCGCGTGGAGGTTGTTTTTCCGGTTTTCGATCCCTTGCTGAAGCAGCGGGTACGCCAGGAGATTCTCGAATCGTATTTGGCCGACACCGCGAAGGCCCGCGTACTGCAATCTTCCGGCGACTACATTCGCGCCAGTGAACTGGCACGCGGAGGCCGACGTAGAAGGCTGCGCCCACTCTTCAACGCGCAGGAGTTCCTGATAGCATTAGCCGAGGGCAGCGCGTCGCTCGCATCGATTCCCCCCATTCCGGTGCGTTCGCAGCGACCACGTCCGCGTCACCGAGTTGAGCAGGCATGA
- a CDS encoding phosphoglycerate mutase family protein: MIIYFVRHASAGQKKLSGKKDEKRPLDPDGVQQCTQMGRVLSSMEVGVDAIISSPLKRATQTAALIANEIGYDGKLHIENALRPEAKYDHFRDMLRDYSKNESILVVGHNPNFSDFLGRTIAGSGERAHVDMRKGAVAKIESKQKKYVLDWLLTPRLAKAAADANAGDSTASNAPNGNGEFEIPDEYLSVRGKSLTNNDQGAGRTTKSRPKTSRK; this comes from the coding sequence ATGATCATCTACTTCGTTCGCCACGCTAGCGCAGGTCAGAAAAAACTCAGCGGAAAAAAAGACGAGAAGCGCCCCCTCGACCCCGACGGTGTGCAACAGTGTACGCAAATGGGGCGGGTCCTCTCGTCGATGGAAGTTGGCGTAGACGCCATCATCTCGAGTCCTCTGAAGCGTGCAACGCAGACCGCCGCTCTGATCGCGAACGAGATTGGCTACGATGGCAAGCTGCACATCGAGAACGCGCTGCGTCCTGAGGCCAAGTACGACCACTTTCGCGACATGCTGCGCGATTACTCGAAGAACGAATCTATTCTGGTGGTCGGCCATAATCCCAACTTCAGCGACTTTCTTGGACGGACAATTGCCGGAAGCGGCGAGCGCGCGCACGTGGACATGAGGAAGGGCGCAGTCGCGAAGATCGAAAGCAAGCAGAAGAAGTACGTGCTCGACTGGCTGCTCACGCCGCGGCTGGCGAAAGCTGCAGCCGATGCCAATGCCGGTGACAGCACCGCTTCGAATGCCCCAAACGGGAATGGAGAATTCGAAATTCCGGACGAGTACTTGAGCGTACGAGGAAAAAGCCTGACGAACAACGATCAGGGCGCTGGACGCACGACTAAATCCCGTCCGAAGACGTCGCGGAAGTAG
- a CDS encoding Ppx/GppA phosphatase family protein — translation MPVFAAVDIGANSVRLKIAELSRSKLRVIHEDREVTRLGESVFRNSALAPEAMAQTVKVLTRFYRATQKFHVEQVRIVATSPLRDSKNARAFLEWVKSATGWKIEIISGLEEGRLIHLGVLSNLRIENKDVLLFDLGGGSCEVTISERGHIREMFSLPLGAVRLTQEFLLHDPPKSKEVERMREYIAEQVNRIAPAIRSYRIDLAIATSGTAAALAQAARSIQKRSKYAHKVSRSMTAGLARELAVHSRNERERYSGIGPRRAEIIVAGAFVFSELMSAYELPSFQYSPLGLRDGLLAQMAADAGIGVRAHRQLEAEQEDALIALGKRYGADARHAQNVRELVLQLFKALEKLHGLPAEYTQWIGAAAMLHEIGSYVNRNGRHRHTYYLISNSELFGFAPEQRHLIAAIARYMGKSRPSERDRELKSLRPSARALLDRAVILLRIARALNQGRRGIVQQVRAQQRGPLVLLELRGKSGMDLEVWAAEKERSYFRDVFGRDLVVRPAP, via the coding sequence ATGCCTGTCTTTGCCGCCGTTGACATCGGCGCCAATTCGGTCCGTCTAAAAATCGCCGAGCTTAGCCGCAGCAAGCTGAGGGTGATTCACGAAGACCGCGAAGTCACGCGTCTCGGCGAATCGGTCTTTCGCAACAGTGCGCTCGCGCCGGAAGCGATGGCGCAGACGGTGAAAGTGCTTACGCGCTTCTATCGGGCCACGCAGAAGTTTCATGTGGAGCAGGTTCGAATCGTCGCAACGAGTCCTCTGCGCGACTCCAAGAACGCCCGAGCGTTCCTCGAATGGGTGAAATCCGCAACCGGCTGGAAGATCGAGATCATTTCAGGACTCGAAGAAGGACGCCTCATCCATCTCGGCGTCCTCTCGAATTTGCGCATCGAGAACAAAGACGTGCTCCTGTTCGACCTCGGCGGCGGCAGTTGCGAGGTCACCATCTCCGAGCGCGGACACATTCGCGAGATGTTCAGCCTGCCTCTAGGCGCGGTGCGGCTCACGCAGGAGTTTCTGCTGCATGATCCGCCAAAATCGAAAGAAGTTGAACGCATGCGGGAGTATATCGCCGAGCAGGTCAACCGGATCGCGCCGGCCATTCGCAGCTATCGCATCGATCTCGCGATTGCCACTTCGGGAACGGCGGCTGCATTGGCACAGGCCGCGAGATCGATCCAGAAACGATCGAAGTACGCGCACAAAGTCTCGCGCAGCATGACGGCTGGGCTGGCCCGGGAACTGGCTGTTCACTCCCGCAACGAGCGCGAGCGGTATTCCGGAATCGGACCGAGACGCGCCGAGATCATCGTTGCCGGCGCTTTCGTATTCTCCGAGCTAATGAGCGCGTACGAACTCCCTTCTTTCCAGTATTCGCCTTTAGGATTACGGGACGGCCTGCTCGCTCAAATGGCGGCGGACGCCGGTATTGGAGTTCGTGCGCATCGCCAGCTTGAGGCCGAGCAGGAGGATGCTCTCATCGCTTTAGGCAAACGGTATGGAGCCGACGCCCGTCACGCACAAAATGTCCGTGAGCTAGTCCTGCAGCTATTCAAGGCACTGGAGAAGCTGCACGGCCTGCCTGCGGAATACACACAGTGGATTGGCGCGGCGGCGATGCTCCATGAGATCGGTTCGTACGTAAATCGCAACGGGCGCCATCGCCACACGTACTACCTGATTTCCAATTCAGAACTGTTTGGTTTCGCGCCGGAGCAGCGTCATTTGATCGCTGCCATCGCGCGCTACATGGGCAAATCGCGGCCCAGTGAACGCGATCGCGAGTTGAAGAGCCTGCGTCCTTCGGCTCGCGCCTTGCTCGACCGTGCGGTCATCTTGCTGCGGATCGCGCGCGCTCTGAATCAGGGCCGACGCGGCATAGTGCAACAAGTGCGCGCGCAGCAGCGCGGCCCACTCGTGCTTTTGGAATTGCGTGGCAAGTCGGGAATGGACCTGGAAGTCTGGGCGGCGGAAAAAGAGCGCAGCTACTTCCGCGACGTCTTCGGACGGGATTTAGTCGTGCGTCCAGCGCCCTGA
- a CDS encoding CHAD domain-containing protein, with protein sequence MTAQKRHADEGSPVERLLISIERLRKRHNSKSAHFFRTSLRRFQAWEEVIHPKLDSDKKNSMKFLNKMRKATGRLRDSEVHLDLLDSLDGVTAKEKKKVEKALKLRRKAARTKLESLLSDADVKAHLNHLRLFGEPPLASREASENPLPAADQLALDEYRSFVESRAPLSPDNLHSYRLACKGFRYKAELAGDTPQARTLIDAWKSVQEVSGDWHDYLTLSELTEEVCGDCTLHSLLVGMRDKKYDESVAAVETAERQLLASPETAKKKPAGVRKNHRRSSVA encoded by the coding sequence ATGACTGCACAGAAGCGTCACGCCGATGAAGGATCGCCAGTCGAGCGGCTGCTTATTTCTATCGAGCGCCTGCGCAAGCGTCACAACTCGAAGAGCGCTCACTTCTTCCGCACCAGCCTGCGTCGTTTTCAAGCTTGGGAGGAGGTGATTCATCCCAAGCTGGATTCGGACAAGAAGAACTCCATGAAGTTCCTCAACAAAATGCGGAAAGCAACCGGAAGGTTGCGCGACAGTGAGGTTCATCTTGATCTGCTCGACAGTCTCGACGGAGTCACTGCAAAGGAGAAAAAGAAAGTTGAAAAAGCTCTAAAGCTCCGGCGCAAGGCTGCGCGCACCAAACTCGAATCGCTGCTCAGCGATGCCGACGTGAAAGCGCATTTGAATCACCTGCGCCTTTTCGGAGAGCCGCCGCTGGCGAGCCGCGAAGCGAGCGAAAATCCGCTGCCCGCAGCCGATCAACTCGCTCTGGACGAATACCGCAGCTTTGTCGAAAGCCGTGCGCCTTTGTCGCCAGATAACTTGCATTCTTATCGCCTCGCCTGCAAAGGATTTCGCTACAAAGCGGAACTGGCCGGCGATACGCCACAGGCTCGAACGCTGATTGACGCGTGGAAGTCGGTTCAGGAGGTGAGTGGCGATTGGCATGATTACCTCACGCTCTCGGAATTGACGGAAGAAGTCTGCGGCGACTGTACCCTGCATTCATTGCTGGTGGGAATGCGCGATAAGAAGTATGACGAGTCGGTCGCCGCGGTTGAGACTGCCGAACGTCAGCTTCTGGCGAGTCCTGAGACGGCCAAGAAGAAGCCCGCCGGCGTGCGCAAGAATCATCGTCGTTCGTCGGTCGCGTAA